In Cryptomeria japonica chromosome 10, Sugi_1.0, whole genome shotgun sequence, a genomic segment contains:
- the LOC131027522 gene encoding calmodulin-like protein 2: MVPDVIRSISTFYVSLMSMFWESTLSLALSWLLQFYSAFVHDFAIEIIKTAFFGLLIAKDSEIMPDGGCPASESVKNEVGSLSEDEKWLENVKKWELARIFCALDTNRDGMVSADDIQGLLEKFGLHFCCDENRKILMNFPEHMNFDEFCRACLSVLEEAQSSESTQEVEEEGELREAFCVFDKDGDGFIAPSELQQVLLSLGFREAKELENCEVMITRFDKNCDGRVDFEEFENMFNRH, encoded by the coding sequence ATGGTGCCGGATGTTATAAGAAGCATTTCAACTTTTTATGTTTCTCTCATGTCTATGTTCTGGGAAAGTACGCTATCTCTGGCCCTCAGTTGGCTTCTGCAATTCTACTCTgcttttgttcatgattttgcaattGAGATTATCAAAACAGCGTTTTTTGGACTATTAATTGCAAAAGACTCAGAGATCATGCCCGATGGAGGATGCCCAGCTTCTGAATCTGTAAAAAATGAGGTGGGTAGTCTTTCTGAGGACGAAAAATGGCTGGAGAATGTGAAAAAATGGGAGCTTGCTAGAATTTTCTGTGCTTTGGACACAAACAGAGATGGCATGGTGAGCGCAGATGATATACAAGGCTTGTTGGAGAAGTTTGGGCTCCATTTCTGCTGTGATGAAAACAGGAAAATCTTGATGAATTTTCCAGAACATATGAACTTTGATGAATTTTGCAGAGCTTGTCTGAGTGTTTTAGAAGAGGCTCAATCTTCTGAAAGCACACAAGAGGTAGAGGAGGAAGGGGAATTGAGGGAAGCATTCTGTGTTTTTGACAAAGATGGTGATGGTTTCATTGCCCCATCTGAGCTTCAACAAGTCCTGCTCAGCCTGGGTTTCAGAGAAGCAAAGGAGTTGGAGAATTGTGAAGTAATGATAACAAGATTTGACAAGAATTGTGATGGTAGGGTAGATTTTGAGGAGTTTGAGAACATGTTTAACAGACACTAA